One window from the genome of Nocardioides panaciterrulae encodes:
- a CDS encoding DsbA family protein has protein sequence MSKQTPESRSDRAAAALRDQQRAERRRATRMIAIVVAVIIVLVGGGFLLTRSLDTSTNVSAPPAGAGTWGVTVGDKNAPHSVVVYEDFLCPYCGEFERATHDKLATLADQGKVYVEYRPFNLLQTDYSVAAASAFKVVLADSGPAVAKKFHDLLYADQPQEQGPYPSSSWLVDKAVAAGASESAVRSDIEQESQKAWVDRATQAAADAGVRSTPTILLDGKVFVDGTTIDQLAQNLLARVG, from the coding sequence ATGTCGAAGCAGACCCCTGAGAGCCGCAGCGACCGCGCGGCCGCCGCGCTGCGCGACCAGCAGCGCGCCGAGCGCCGCCGCGCCACCCGGATGATCGCGATCGTGGTCGCGGTGATCATCGTGCTCGTCGGCGGCGGCTTCCTGCTCACCCGTTCCCTGGACACCAGCACCAACGTCTCCGCCCCACCGGCCGGGGCCGGCACCTGGGGCGTGACCGTCGGCGACAAGAACGCGCCGCACTCGGTGGTCGTCTACGAGGACTTCCTGTGCCCCTACTGCGGCGAGTTCGAGCGCGCCACCCACGACAAGCTCGCCACCCTCGCCGACCAGGGCAAGGTGTACGTCGAGTACCGCCCGTTCAACCTGCTCCAGACCGACTACTCGGTCGCCGCCGCCTCCGCGTTCAAGGTGGTGCTCGCCGACTCCGGACCCGCCGTCGCCAAGAAGTTCCACGACCTGCTCTACGCCGACCAGCCCCAGGAGCAGGGCCCCTACCCGTCCAGCAGCTGGCTGGTCGACAAGGCGGTCGCCGCCGGGGCGTCGGAGTCCGCGGTCAGGTCCGACATCGAGCAGGAGTCGCAGAAGGCCTGGGTGGACCGGGCCACCCAGGCCGCCGCCGACGCCGGCGTACGCAGCACCCCGACGATCCTGCTCGACGGGAAGGTCTTCGTCGACGGCACGACGATCGACCAGCTGGCGCAGAACCTGCTCGCCCGCGTGGGGTGA
- a CDS encoding MauE/DoxX family redox-associated membrane protein translates to MKEWFGLAARLVVGAVWIVAGAIKLPDPASSVQAVRAYQLLPSSMVPTVGQLLPVIEIVIGLALVVGVLTRGAAVASALLLVGFIAAIWSVWARGLTIDCGCFGGGGFDPNAASKYPWEIARDVGLLLLSGYLVWVGRTRLAVDRLLFHPTTASEGS, encoded by the coding sequence GTGAAGGAGTGGTTCGGGCTGGCGGCCAGGCTGGTCGTCGGTGCGGTGTGGATCGTCGCCGGCGCCATCAAGCTGCCCGACCCGGCCAGCAGCGTGCAGGCCGTGCGGGCCTATCAGCTGCTGCCGTCCTCGATGGTGCCCACGGTGGGACAGCTGCTCCCGGTGATCGAGATCGTGATCGGGCTGGCCCTCGTCGTCGGCGTGCTCACCCGGGGTGCCGCGGTCGCCTCCGCGCTGCTGCTGGTCGGCTTCATCGCCGCGATCTGGTCGGTGTGGGCGCGGGGACTGACCATCGACTGCGGCTGCTTCGGCGGTGGCGGCTTCGACCCGAACGCCGCGTCGAAGTACCCGTGGGAGATCGCCCGGGACGTCGGACTGCTCCTCCTCTCCGGCTACCTCGTGTGGGTCGGCCGGACCAGGCTGGCGGTGGACCGCCTGCTCTTCCACCCCACCACCGCCTCCGAAGGATCCTGA
- the orn gene encoding oligoribonuclease, with translation MNERLVWIDCEMTGLDLEADALIEVAALVTDFDLNVLGEGVDLIVKPPTEAIAQMNDFVRSMHEKSGLLEELDHGITMAEAEDRVLAYIREHCPEGSRPPLAGNTVATDRAFLARDMPELEAFLHYRIVDVSSIKELSRRWFPRAYFQAPAKRGNHRALADIRESIEELRYYREAVFVPSPGPDSEAARRIAARHGGALTGLTEEPDSGNPAGA, from the coding sequence GTGAACGAGAGACTCGTCTGGATCGACTGTGAGATGACCGGGCTCGACCTCGAGGCCGACGCGCTCATCGAGGTCGCGGCCCTGGTGACCGACTTCGACCTCAACGTGCTCGGGGAGGGTGTCGACCTCATCGTCAAGCCGCCCACCGAGGCGATCGCGCAGATGAACGACTTCGTGCGCAGCATGCACGAGAAGTCCGGCCTGCTCGAGGAGCTCGACCACGGCATCACGATGGCCGAGGCCGAGGACCGGGTCCTCGCCTACATCCGCGAGCACTGCCCCGAGGGCAGCCGGCCTCCGCTGGCCGGCAACACGGTCGCCACGGACCGCGCGTTCCTCGCCCGCGACATGCCCGAGCTCGAGGCCTTCCTGCACTACCGGATCGTCGACGTCTCCTCGATCAAGGAGCTCTCGCGACGCTGGTTCCCCCGGGCCTACTTCCAGGCGCCCGCCAAGCGGGGCAACCACCGGGCGCTGGCCGACATCCGGGAGAGCATCGAGGAGCTCCGCTACTACCGCGAGGCGGTCTTCGTGCCCTCCCCTGGCCCCGACAGCGAGGCGGCCCGCCGGATCGCCGCGCGGCACGGCGGCGCGCTGACCGGACTCACCGAGGAGCCCGATTCCGGGAATCCGGCGGGGGCCTAG
- a CDS encoding SCO family protein, whose product MTSSRLRSALLRGAVGLLAAVQLTACGGSAHNTPRSAPHYASGTEVGRPLPAGLRRMPLTDEQGRTVHLSDYAGRTVVLQDVTTLCQELCPIDTATFVSTARQYQDRADDPSDTVFLSVTVDPERDTPAQLRAYRRQYAGAGDQLPQWHLLTGSPADLAALWKFLGVYVEKVPQDGAVRNWRTGQPLTYDVQHSDEVFFLDGSGAEQYLLDGMPSLGERRIPGDLQRFMSARGHRNERRDSGWTATQALGVLAWLHHRPT is encoded by the coding sequence GTGACCTCCTCTCGCCTCCGCTCGGCGCTGCTGCGCGGCGCGGTCGGCCTGCTGGCCGCCGTCCAGTTGACGGCGTGCGGCGGCTCCGCCCACAACACTCCCCGATCGGCGCCGCACTACGCCTCCGGCACCGAGGTGGGCCGGCCGTTGCCGGCCGGGCTGAGGCGGATGCCCCTCACCGACGAGCAGGGCCGCACGGTCCACCTGTCCGACTACGCCGGCAGGACCGTCGTCCTGCAGGACGTGACGACCCTGTGCCAGGAGCTGTGCCCGATCGACACCGCGACGTTCGTCAGCACCGCCCGGCAGTACCAGGACCGCGCCGACGACCCCTCCGACACCGTCTTCCTCAGCGTCACCGTGGACCCGGAACGGGACACGCCGGCCCAGCTGCGCGCCTACCGCAGGCAGTACGCCGGCGCCGGGGACCAGCTGCCCCAGTGGCACCTGCTGACCGGCTCGCCCGCGGACCTGGCCGCGCTGTGGAAGTTCCTCGGCGTCTACGTCGAGAAGGTCCCGCAGGACGGCGCCGTCCGGAACTGGCGTACCGGGCAGCCCCTCACCTACGACGTGCAGCACTCCGACGAGGTGTTCTTCCTCGACGGCAGCGGCGCGGAGCAGTACCTGCTCGACGGGATGCCCTCGCTCGGCGAGCGCCGGATCCCCGGCGACCTCCAGCGCTTCATGAGCGCGCGGGGGCACCGCAACGAGCGGAGGGACTCGGGCTGGACCGCGACCCAGGCCCTGGGCGTGCTGGCCTGGTTGCACCACCGTCCCACCTGA
- a CDS encoding galactosyltransferase-related protein — MRRVAVVTIARGRHAHLAAQHRSLAAQERIPDRYVVVAMGDPLIRPVVRDGLRREVVAVDMAPEAGARLPLAHARNRGVAAALGAGADTVVCLDVDCLAGAGLVQAYEDAVREEPEVVWSGPVTYLAPAADHAPGALADQDAPHPARPAPAPGERRSGADPRLFWSLSFALSGEAWRRSGGFDEAYTGYGAEDTDFGFRVERAGLELGWVGSARSYHQHHPTQDPPVQHLEDILRNARTFHDRWGEWPMPGWLEAFARLGLVERTDDGWRRAEV; from the coding sequence GTGAGGCGCGTCGCGGTGGTGACGATCGCCCGCGGCCGCCACGCCCACCTGGCCGCCCAGCACCGCTCGCTCGCGGCGCAGGAGCGGATCCCCGACCGGTACGTCGTGGTCGCCATGGGAGACCCGCTGATCCGTCCGGTCGTGCGCGACGGGCTGCGCCGCGAGGTCGTGGCGGTCGACATGGCGCCGGAGGCCGGGGCGCGCCTGCCGCTCGCGCACGCGCGCAACCGCGGGGTGGCCGCGGCACTCGGGGCGGGGGCGGACACCGTGGTGTGCCTCGACGTCGACTGCCTGGCCGGGGCGGGCCTGGTCCAGGCCTACGAGGACGCGGTCCGCGAGGAGCCGGAGGTCGTCTGGTCCGGTCCGGTCACCTACCTCGCGCCCGCCGCGGACCATGCCCCCGGCGCCCTGGCCGACCAGGACGCACCCCACCCCGCCCGACCCGCCCCGGCGCCGGGCGAGCGGCGGAGCGGCGCCGACCCGCGGCTGTTCTGGTCGCTCTCCTTCGCCCTGTCCGGTGAGGCGTGGCGACGCAGCGGCGGCTTCGACGAGGCCTACACGGGCTACGGGGCCGAGGACACCGACTTCGGGTTCCGGGTCGAGCGCGCCGGGCTGGAGCTCGGCTGGGTCGGCTCGGCACGCAGCTACCACCAGCACCACCCGACGCAGGACCCTCCGGTCCAGCACCTCGAGGACATCTTGCGCAACGCGCGCACCTTCCACGACCGGTGGGGGGAGTGGCCGATGCCGGGCTGGCTGGAGGCGTTCGCGCGGCTGGGCCTGGTCGAGCGGACCGACGACGGCTGGCGGCGCGCCGAGGTCTGA
- a CDS encoding glycosyltransferase, whose product MIGYYVHHQGRGHLHRARALAATLDVEVAGLSSLERPAGWRGPWIQLPRDDDHPPHREVTAAGRLHWAPLGHRGQAARAARVSRWIEQSAPQAVVVDVSVEMVLLCRLHGVPVISVVLPGCRDDAPHRLGFDIAEALVGFWPDGDGRATTTLLPAVPAEVRDRVRAVGALARYPVAEGAAPVPHPRGQQRRVTVLLGSGGDVLDRSRLARMQAQAPGWAWTVLGGDHAWVEDPREAVAGADVVLTHAGQNALAEVAALRRPAVVVPQRRPFDEQHCTAVLLAHGPWPATVLPELPENPAAGWGAVLAATARLDGGRWEQWCDGGAAARFAAVVDEVLAAAA is encoded by the coding sequence GTGATCGGCTACTACGTGCACCACCAGGGCCGCGGGCACCTCCACCGGGCCCGGGCCCTGGCCGCGACGCTGGACGTCGAGGTGGCCGGGCTCTCGAGCCTCGAGCGGCCCGCGGGCTGGCGCGGCCCCTGGATCCAGCTGCCCCGGGACGACGACCACCCTCCCCACCGCGAGGTCACGGCCGCGGGTCGCCTGCACTGGGCCCCCCTCGGACACCGGGGCCAGGCGGCGCGAGCGGCGCGGGTCTCGCGGTGGATCGAGCAGAGCGCCCCGCAGGCGGTCGTCGTGGACGTCTCGGTCGAGATGGTGCTGCTGTGCCGCCTGCACGGTGTCCCCGTGATCTCCGTGGTGCTGCCCGGCTGCCGGGACGACGCGCCGCACCGGCTGGGGTTCGACATCGCGGAGGCGCTGGTGGGGTTCTGGCCGGACGGTGACGGTCGGGCGACGACCACGCTGCTGCCCGCGGTCCCGGCGGAGGTTCGCGACCGGGTCCGAGCGGTGGGCGCGCTGGCGCGGTACCCCGTCGCCGAGGGCGCCGCCCCGGTCCCACACCCTCGGGGCCAGCAGCGCCGGGTGACGGTGCTGCTCGGGAGCGGGGGAGACGTGCTGGACCGGAGCCGGCTCGCCCGGATGCAGGCCCAGGCCCCGGGCTGGGCATGGACGGTCCTGGGTGGCGACCACGCCTGGGTGGAGGATCCCCGCGAGGCGGTCGCCGGGGCCGACGTGGTGCTCACCCACGCCGGGCAGAACGCGCTCGCCGAGGTTGCGGCGCTGCGGCGTCCCGCGGTCGTCGTGCCCCAGCGGCGGCCCTTCGACGAGCAGCACTGCACCGCGGTGCTCCTCGCCCACGGGCCGTGGCCGGCCACCGTGCTGCCCGAGCTGCCGGAGAACCCGGCCGCCGGGTGGGGCGCCGTGCTGGCGGCCACCGCGCGCCTGGACGGCGGCCGCTGGGAGCAGTGGTGCGACGGCGGTGCGGCGGCCCGGTTCGCCGCGGTCGTCGACGAGGTGCTGGCGGCGGCGGCGTGA
- a CDS encoding glycosyltransferase: MRICLIASSRHPVRQPFAGGLEAMTHTLARGLAARGHEVALFAAPGSDPDLPVEHLAHRPFAPSEISLGDVNAPSRAWMADHHAYLSLMMQLARDGARRFDVVHNNSLHHLPVAMASMVPVPVLTSLHTPPLPWLESAVALDPDGSRFTAVSRVMARAWAHVVTSRPVLNGIDVRAWTPGEGGGPAVWFGRMVPEKAPHDAIDACRLAGVPLVLAGPVSDPGYYAAEVAPRLGPYAVHVGHLDHAALDRLLGRASVAVATPAWDEPYGLVGPEAMACGTPLAAYARGALPELVDDEVGALAEPGDVASLAEAVLVAATRDRAATRRHAELDCSLDRMLDEYEECYAELLEGDRVA, encoded by the coding sequence TTGCGGATCTGCCTGATCGCGTCGAGCCGCCACCCGGTGCGCCAGCCGTTCGCGGGCGGCCTCGAGGCCATGACGCACACGCTGGCGCGCGGGCTGGCCGCACGCGGCCACGAGGTCGCGCTGTTCGCGGCGCCTGGCTCCGACCCGGACCTGCCGGTGGAGCACCTCGCCCACCGCCCGTTCGCGCCCAGCGAGATCTCCCTCGGCGACGTCAACGCTCCGTCGCGGGCGTGGATGGCGGACCACCACGCCTACCTGTCGCTGATGATGCAGCTCGCGCGGGACGGCGCGCGCCGCTTCGACGTCGTGCACAACAACAGCCTCCACCACCTGCCGGTGGCGATGGCCTCCATGGTGCCGGTGCCGGTCCTGACCAGCCTGCACACGCCGCCGCTGCCCTGGCTCGAGTCCGCGGTCGCGCTCGACCCGGACGGATCGCGGTTCACCGCGGTGAGCCGGGTCATGGCGCGCGCGTGGGCCCACGTCGTCACCAGCAGGCCGGTGCTCAACGGGATCGATGTGCGGGCGTGGACCCCCGGCGAGGGCGGCGGCCCGGCCGTCTGGTTCGGGCGGATGGTCCCGGAGAAGGCGCCGCACGATGCCATCGACGCATGCCGGCTGGCGGGCGTGCCGCTGGTCCTCGCCGGGCCGGTGTCGGATCCGGGGTACTACGCCGCGGAGGTGGCGCCCCGTCTCGGACCGTACGCCGTGCACGTGGGGCACCTGGACCACGCGGCCCTGGACCGCCTGCTGGGCCGGGCGTCGGTGGCCGTGGCCACGCCGGCCTGGGACGAGCCCTACGGCCTGGTCGGTCCGGAGGCGATGGCCTGCGGGACCCCGCTCGCGGCGTACGCGCGCGGGGCGCTCCCGGAGCTGGTGGACGACGAGGTCGGCGCGCTCGCCGAGCCGGGCGACGTCGCGTCGCTGGCCGAGGCCGTGCTCGTCGCCGCGACGCGGGACCGGGCCGCGACCCGCCGGCACGCGGAGCTGGACTGCTCCCTCGACCGGATGCTCGACGAGTACGAGGAGTGCTACGCGGAGCTGCTCGAGGGGGACCGGGTCGCGTGA
- a CDS encoding glycosyltransferase family 1 protein, with protein MVVASVPANHVYVRHLAPELGEGPRRLPDPDPDDPRRSAAQRWWPPAMLDPHWAAEAEFDVFHVQFGFDSRDPADLRDLVEVLRSRGKPYVHTVHDLRNPHHASRELHDAQLDVLIPAADAVVTLTRGAADEIARRWGREAIVLPHPHVVDLPTMRQAQERRRARPRDTFRVGLHVKSLRASMDPLRLLPTLIRTVGRLPGAVLQVNAHHDVLDDDGPRRDAQLAELLTTAAAAGDLDLRVHDFLPDDELWAYLSSLDVSVLPYRFGTHSGWLEACRDLGTTVVAPTCGYFADQGPVLSYRHDEDGFDPDSLMDAVGTAYRDRPDLGASVEERRRQRRDVADAHQQLYRSLLGA; from the coding sequence GTGGTGGTGGCCTCGGTCCCCGCCAACCACGTCTACGTCCGCCACCTCGCCCCCGAGCTCGGCGAGGGACCGCGGAGGCTGCCCGACCCCGACCCCGACGACCCGCGCCGGTCCGCCGCGCAGCGGTGGTGGCCGCCGGCGATGCTGGACCCGCACTGGGCGGCCGAGGCGGAGTTCGACGTGTTCCACGTCCAGTTCGGCTTCGACTCCCGCGACCCGGCGGACCTGCGTGACCTGGTCGAGGTGCTCCGCAGTCGCGGCAAGCCCTACGTGCACACGGTGCACGACCTGCGCAACCCCCACCACGCCAGCAGGGAGCTGCACGACGCCCAGCTCGACGTGCTGATCCCCGCGGCGGACGCCGTGGTGACCCTCACCCGCGGCGCCGCCGACGAGATCGCCCGCCGCTGGGGCCGCGAGGCGATCGTCCTGCCACACCCCCACGTCGTCGACCTCCCGACGATGCGCCAGGCCCAGGAACGGCGCCGTGCTCGGCCCCGGGACACCTTCCGCGTGGGGCTGCACGTGAAGTCCCTGCGGGCGAGCATGGACCCGCTGCGCCTGCTGCCCACGCTGATCCGGACGGTGGGTCGGCTGCCGGGGGCGGTGCTGCAGGTCAACGCCCACCACGACGTCCTGGACGACGACGGGCCGCGCCGAGACGCGCAGCTCGCCGAGCTCCTCACCACCGCGGCGGCGGCCGGCGACCTCGATCTGCGGGTGCACGACTTCCTCCCCGACGACGAGCTGTGGGCCTACCTGTCCTCGCTCGACGTGTCGGTGCTGCCCTACCGGTTCGGCACCCACTCCGGCTGGCTCGAGGCCTGCCGCGACCTCGGCACGACCGTCGTCGCCCCGACCTGCGGCTACTTCGCCGACCAGGGTCCGGTGCTCAGCTACCGTCACGACGAGGACGGCTTCGACCCCGACAGCCTCATGGACGCCGTCGGCACCGCCTACCGGGACCGGCCGGACCTCGGCGCGAGCGTCGAGGAGCGGCGACGGCAGCGCCGGGACGTCGCCGACGCCCACCAGCAGCTCTACCGATCCCTGCTGGGGGCCTGA
- a CDS encoding pirin family protein: protein MPAITVPDLTVLDRLRTPGLGDQPRPVWQVTTAPQGYEGEGFPVRRAFAGIDLAHLDPFVMMDQMGEVEYAPGEPKGTPWHPHRGFETVTYIIDGVFDHQDSHGGGGTITNGDTQWMTAGSGLLHIEAPPEWLVQQGGLFHGIQLWVNLPRDAKMNDPRYQDLRSGEVALLTSPDAGALVRVIAGSVDGHDGPGSTYTPMTLVHATLEPGARLELPWEVDFNALVYVLNGHGTVGDGSPVHTGQAAVLGAGDYLTVTADGSQESRSPKLDVIVAGGRPIREPLAWAGPFVMNTKAEVLQAYEDFQRGHFGHIPA from the coding sequence ATGCCTGCGATCACCGTGCCCGACCTGACCGTGCTCGACCGCCTCCGCACACCCGGCCTGGGCGACCAGCCGCGCCCGGTGTGGCAGGTGACGACGGCGCCGCAGGGCTACGAGGGCGAGGGCTTCCCGGTCCGGCGCGCGTTCGCCGGCATCGACCTGGCCCACCTCGACCCGTTCGTGATGATGGACCAGATGGGGGAGGTGGAGTACGCGCCGGGCGAGCCGAAGGGCACCCCCTGGCACCCGCACCGCGGCTTCGAGACCGTGACCTACATCATCGACGGGGTCTTCGACCACCAGGACAGCCACGGCGGCGGCGGCACCATCACCAACGGCGACACCCAGTGGATGACGGCCGGCAGCGGGCTGCTGCACATCGAGGCGCCCCCGGAGTGGCTGGTGCAGCAGGGCGGTCTGTTCCACGGCATCCAGCTGTGGGTGAACCTGCCGCGGGACGCCAAGATGAACGACCCCCGCTACCAGGACCTGCGCTCCGGCGAGGTCGCGCTGCTGACGTCCCCGGACGCCGGCGCGCTGGTGCGCGTGATCGCGGGCTCGGTCGACGGCCACGACGGCCCCGGGTCGACGTACACCCCGATGACGCTGGTTCACGCCACGCTCGAGCCCGGCGCGCGCCTCGAGCTCCCGTGGGAGGTCGACTTCAACGCGCTGGTCTACGTGCTCAACGGCCACGGCACCGTCGGGGACGGCTCCCCGGTGCACACCGGCCAGGCGGCGGTCCTCGGTGCCGGCGACTACCTGACCGTCACCGCCGACGGCAGCCAGGAGAGCCGGTCGCCGAAGCTCGACGTGATCGTCGCCGGCGGCCGCCCGATCCGCGAGCCCCTCGCCTGGGCCGGCCCGTTCGTGATGAACACCAAGGCCGAGGTGCTGCAGGCCTACGAGGACTTCCAGCGCGGCCACTTCGGGCACATCCCGGCCTAG
- a CDS encoding ATP-binding protein encodes MRTSRPLLLAALALGVSGFGVAAVTAVPEGGHGIGIWPVGGATATLLLAPRRWVPALAAGVGVVALLTFLAGGLPGAFMLAVAVGIAVGVWANWRVLTAGREGRPALRTSEDLVRFFGGAGLGALVVGVAAALGSLLSDWGNPLLVGLTVMAAQAASHLTVVPFFLRLRSRESVAPAGERVLQWVLLSVVTMLVFLPHDFPSLVFAVLPVLAWGGLRANPYEALAQGFVVFAIAIQLTSYGFGPFSDIPQAYGLPVDTRPLLLAVFGVDCAAVVVPMVQVVGEQLVLAREAAAERDKVQSIVNGATGVAIIGTDAQGRITLFNPGAQRLLGYAPEEVMGRSTRMFHTEQAIREKAAELGVRDDFGAVALAMAAPARGSDDIRFVRRDGTERTHSMTLDRIVDDRGRVTGYVSTSEDVTERVELQRTLVEALATERTAVERLREVDRVKETFVSSVSHELRTPITSIVGYLEMLDSGDFGTLTEAQADAVRRVSVNSSRLLLLIDDLLTLSRIEDDGLVISDRALDLRVLLRTGYDVVAPAWAGRDLDVRLEMPAEPVPFLGDRDMIERVVVNLLGNAVKFTPEGGEVALCLATRGDSALVEVRDTGIGIPAEEHARIFSRFFRSSTAQRNAIPGSGLGLSIARAVVERHGGRIELASGEGRGTTFRVWLPIVV; translated from the coding sequence GTGAGGACGTCTCGGCCGCTGCTGCTGGCGGCCCTCGCGCTGGGCGTGTCGGGCTTCGGGGTCGCCGCGGTGACCGCGGTCCCCGAGGGCGGCCACGGCATCGGGATCTGGCCGGTCGGCGGTGCCACGGCCACCCTGCTGCTGGCACCGCGCCGGTGGGTCCCGGCGCTGGCGGCCGGGGTCGGTGTCGTCGCGCTGCTCACCTTCCTGGCCGGCGGGCTGCCGGGCGCGTTCATGCTGGCCGTGGCGGTGGGGATCGCCGTCGGCGTGTGGGCGAACTGGCGCGTGCTGACGGCCGGCCGCGAGGGCCGCCCGGCGCTGAGGACCAGCGAGGACCTGGTGCGGTTCTTCGGCGGTGCCGGCCTCGGGGCGCTGGTCGTGGGCGTCGCCGCCGCGCTCGGCTCGCTGCTCTCCGACTGGGGCAACCCGCTGCTGGTGGGGCTCACCGTGATGGCCGCGCAGGCCGCCTCCCACCTCACCGTGGTGCCGTTCTTCCTGCGGCTGCGCAGCCGCGAGTCCGTCGCTCCCGCAGGCGAGCGCGTCCTGCAGTGGGTGCTGCTGTCGGTGGTCACGATGCTGGTCTTCCTGCCGCACGACTTCCCGAGCCTGGTCTTCGCGGTGCTGCCGGTGCTGGCCTGGGGCGGGCTGCGCGCCAACCCCTACGAGGCGCTGGCGCAGGGGTTCGTCGTGTTCGCGATCGCGATCCAGCTCACGAGCTACGGGTTCGGGCCGTTCTCGGACATCCCACAGGCCTACGGACTCCCGGTGGACACCCGGCCGCTGCTGCTCGCCGTCTTCGGCGTGGACTGCGCGGCGGTCGTGGTCCCGATGGTGCAGGTCGTGGGGGAGCAGCTGGTCCTGGCGCGCGAGGCCGCGGCCGAGCGCGACAAGGTGCAGAGCATCGTCAACGGTGCGACCGGTGTCGCGATCATCGGCACCGACGCCCAGGGGCGGATCACCCTGTTCAACCCCGGAGCCCAGCGACTGCTCGGCTACGCCCCGGAGGAGGTGATGGGCAGGTCCACCCGGATGTTCCACACCGAGCAGGCGATCCGCGAGAAGGCCGCCGAGCTGGGCGTGCGGGACGACTTCGGGGCGGTGGCGCTCGCGATGGCGGCGCCGGCGCGGGGCTCCGACGACATCCGGTTCGTCCGCAGGGACGGCACCGAGCGCACCCACTCGATGACGCTGGACCGGATCGTCGACGACCGGGGGCGGGTCACCGGCTACGTCAGCACCTCCGAGGACGTCACGGAGCGCGTCGAGCTCCAGCGCACCCTCGTCGAGGCGCTGGCGACCGAGCGGACCGCGGTCGAGCGGCTGCGCGAGGTCGACCGGGTGAAGGAGACGTTCGTGTCCAGCGTCAGCCACGAGCTGCGCACGCCGATCACCAGCATCGTGGGCTACCTCGAGATGCTGGACAGCGGGGACTTCGGGACGCTCACCGAGGCTCAGGCCGACGCCGTACGCCGGGTCAGCGTGAACAGCTCCCGCCTGCTGCTGCTCATCGACGACCTGCTGACGCTCTCCCGGATCGAGGACGACGGCCTGGTGATCTCCGACCGGGCCCTGGACCTGCGGGTGCTGCTGCGGACCGGCTACGACGTGGTCGCGCCGGCGTGGGCGGGCCGGGACCTCGACGTCCGCCTGGAGATGCCGGCCGAACCGGTGCCGTTCCTCGGCGATCGCGACATGATCGAGCGGGTCGTGGTCAACCTGCTGGGCAACGCGGTGAAGTTCACCCCCGAGGGCGGCGAGGTCGCCCTCTGCCTGGCGACCCGCGGCGACAGCGCGCTGGTCGAGGTCCGCGACACCGGCATCGGGATCCCCGCGGAGGAGCACGCGCGGATCTTCAGCCGCTTCTTCCGCTCCTCGACGGCGCAGCGGAACGCCATCCCCGGCAGCGGCCTGGGGCTGTCGATCGCCCGAGCCGTGGTCGAGCGCCACGGCGGCCGGATCGAGCTCGCCTCGGGCGAGGGACGCGGGACGACGTTCCGGGTCTGGCTGCCGATCGTGGTCTGA